Sequence from the Lampris incognitus isolate fLamInc1 chromosome 12, fLamInc1.hap2, whole genome shotgun sequence genome:
atctatctatctatctagtatctatctatctatctatctatctagtatctatctatctatctatctatctatctacagtggggaaaataaatatttgaccccttgctgattttgtaggtttgcccacttacaaagaatgcaacagtctataattttaatcatatacacattttaacagtgagagacggaatcccaaagaaaattccagaaaatcacatcatatgaatttataaaaattaataaccacctgatttagaTAAATAAGTATCTGATCCCCcaccaaacagcaagtattctggctcccacaaaccagttagtttttctttaagatgccCCCCAttcccaactaattacccacataaaatacacctgcatcacctcgttacctgtacaaaagatacctgtccacacccaatcaatcagatttcaacatctccatcatgggcaagaccaaagagctgtctaaggacaccagggacaagagtgtagacctgcacaaggccgggatgggctacaagagaattggaaagcatcttcgagagaaagtaacaactgtcggtgcagttatcaggagatggaaggaacaccacaccaccgccaacctccatcctcggtctggggctccacgcaagatctcgcctcttagggtgtccctgatcatgcgaacggtgaggaatcatcccagaaccacaagggggaactggttaatgaccttaaggcatctgggaccacagttacaaaccaaacggttagtaacacacgacgccgtcatggattaaaatcctgcagcgcacACAAGACCCACTGCTCAAcaaggcacatgtacaggcccatcttaagttcgccaatgaacacctggacgactcagaagaggcctggaagaaggtgatgtggtcggatgaggccaaaatagaacttttcgggctcaactcaactcgccgtggttggagggtgaagaacacggagtacaacccaaagaacaccatccccaccgtcaagcatgggggtggcaacatcatgctttgggggtgcttttcagccaaggggacaggacaactccatcacattgaggggaggatggacggggccatgtaccgtggaattctggaccaacacctccttccctcagtgagagcgctgaagatgggtcgtggatgggggttccaacacgacaacgacccaaagcacaccgccaaagcagccaaagagtggctgaagaagaagcacatcaagcTTCTGGAATGGCCTAGCAACGAATAACAAGACTGACTCAAGCCTCGTCAATACAGTGTTTACTATatcaacatgacacacacacgtgTAGTGTTTACTATATCAACTAATGCAGTCTAGTGTGAATAAAAATGAGCATGGAGAGGAGTGTCGAGCTCGAAGACAGTTTTATTGTTGTTATATGAGCAATTATTGATCAGAGAAAGTTAACCACAGATTAAAAAAAGCAGTGGAGCTATCACCCTCAATTAGCCCACTGTTTAATAAATTtaactatttatctatctatctatctatctatctatctatctatctatctatctatctatctatctatctatctagtatctatctatctagtatctatctatctatctagtatctatctatctatctatctatctatctatctagtatctatctatctatcaatctatctatctatctatctatctatctagtatctatctatctatctatctatctagtgtctatctatctatctatctatcatctatctatctatctatctatctatctatctatctatctatctagtatctatctatctatctatctagtatctatctatctatcaatctatctatctatctatctatctatctatctatctagtatctatctatctatctagtaacTATCTACTAATTGAATGTCAGAATGAGTGTTGATACATCATTTTGGTACAGTAGTCATCACtctcaggaagagagagagagagggtagaaaGAAAAGACAGATATCTCAGTTTAAAGTCGGTAGTCACTGTGTGCATGAGGTTTATTTGCATTGGTATTTATTTGCATTGGTTGCTGGGCAGGTGCTCATGTTCGGGGTTCCAGGTGGACTTGGCAAAACATTCAGCGGCCTTCCTGTCACACTCACAGATGAACATCTCACAGTCGTCATTTTTCCCTGCAGGTGAGAAAACCATGATGAGAAAACATGATAAGAAAACCATGATGAGAAAACATGATAAGAAAACCATGATGAGAAAACAATGATGAGAAAACCATGATGAGAAAAGATGATGATAAAACGAGGATGAGATAATTATGATGAGAAAACCATGATGAGAAAACGAGGATGAGAAAATGGCGATGAGAAAACATGATAAGAAACCATGATGAGAAAACGAGGATGAGAAAACGAGGATGAGAAAAAATGATGAGAAAACAAGGATGAAAAAAATGATGAGAAAACGAGGATGAGATAATGACGGTGAGAAAATCGTGATGAGAAAACTGTGATGAGAAAATGATGGCGTGAGGCTGAGAAGGTGGCCAGACTACCATGGAGTTCAGGCCTCATGCCCACACGGCAGTGTGTTGCACAGTTTGTCAGAGGTCTCCATGTTCCATGTTCATGCCATGACCTCTTGTCCCTTCAAACAGTGAGTCTCAGTCTCAAGGAGAAGGTGGCTGATCTGAATTCAGATCAAGAAGCTAAAATGAAATCCGTCACAGCCATAATCACCCTACCACAGACGGGACGGTGATTTAGATTGTTTCAGATAGTTTTAGTTTATGCTTCAGTTCAAATCATGTGTACAAAACTGCACGTTGTTTGTCTGATTCTTCTTTGAGCATGGAGGCCTGTGTTAGCTCAGGCTGAGTAAACATCCTGTTGGAGATGGACAGAAAACTAGAATCATATCAGCTGTGTTCACCTCCTGTAACACCACTGTGAGACGGGCGTGTCAGACATAACGACATGCcaatcaataaagtaacaccactgtgagacgggcgtgacagacatgatgacatgtcaatcaataaagtaacaccactgtgagacgggcgtgtcagacataacgacatgtcaatcaataaagtaacaccactgtgagacgggcgtgacagacataacgacatgccaatcaataaagtaacaccactgtgagacgggcgtgacagacataacgacatgccaatcaataaagtaacaccactgtgagatgggcgtgacagacataacgacatgccaatcaataaagtaacaccactgtgagacgggcgtgacagacataacgacatgtcaatcaataaagtaacaccacAGTGAGACGGGCGTGTCAGACATGATGACATgtcaatcaataaagtaacaccactgtgagacgggcgtgacagacataacgacatgtcaatcaataaagtaacaccactgtcagacgggcgtgacagacataacgacatgtcaatcaataaagtaacaccactgtgagacgggcgtgacagacataacgacatgccaatcaataaagtaacaccactgtgagacgggcgtgacagacataacgacatgccaatcaataaagtaacaccactgtgagatgggcgtgacagacataacgacatgccaatcaataaagtaacaccactgtgagacgggcgtgacagacataacgacatgccaatcaataaagtaacaccacAGTGAGACGGGCGTGTCAGACATGATGACATgtcaatcaataaagtaacaccactgtgagacgggcgtgacagacataacgacatgccaatcaataaagtaacaccactgtgagacgggcgtgtcagacataacgacatgtcaatcaataaagtaacaccacAGTGAGACGGGCGTGTCAGACATGATGACATgtcaatcaataaagtaacaccactgtgagacgggcgtgacagacataacgacatgtcaatcaataaagtaacaccactgtcagacgggcgtgacagacataacgacatgtcaatcaataaagtaacaccactgtgagacgggcgtgacagacataacgacatgccaatcaataaagtaacaccactgtgagatgggcgtgacagacataacgacatgtcaatcaataaagtaacaccacAGTGAGACGGGCGTGTCAGACATGATGACATgtcaatcaataaagtaacaccactgtcagacgggcgtgacagacataacgacatgtcaatcaataaagtaacaccactgtgagacgggcgtgacagacataacgacatgccaatcaataaagtaacaccactgtcagacgggcgtgacagacataacgacatgtcaatcaataaagtaacaccactgtcagacgggcgtgacagacataacgacatgtcaatcaataaagtaacaccactgTCAGACGGGCGTGTCAGACATAACGACATgtcaatcaataaagtaacaccactgtgagacgggcgtgacagacatgatgacatgtcaatcaataaagtaacaccactgtgagacgggcgtgacagacataacgacatgtcaatcagtaaagtaacaccactgtgagacgggcgtgacagacataacgacatgccaatcaataaagtaacaccactgtgagatgggcgtgacagacataacgacatgtcaatcaataaagtaacaccactgTGAGATGGGCGTGACAGACATGATGACATgtcaatcaataaagtaacaccactgtgagacgggcgtgacagacataacgacatgccaatcaataaagtaacaccactgtgagacgggcgtgacagacataacgacatgtcaatcaataaagtaacaccactgtgagacgggcgtgacagacataacgacatgtcaatcaataaagtaacaccactgTCAGACGGGCGTGTCAGACATAACGACATgtcaatcaataaagtaacaccactgtgagacgggcgtgacagacatgatgacatgtcaatcaataaagtaacaccactgTGAGACGGGCGTGACAGACATAACGACATGTCAATCAGTAAAGTAACACCACTGTGAGACGGGCGTGACAGACATAATGACATGCcaatcaataaagtaacaccactgtgagacgggcgtgacagacataacgacatgtcaatcaataaagtaacaccactgtcagacgggcgtgacagacataacgacatgtcaatcaataaagtaacaccactgtgagacgggcgtgacagacataacgacatgtcaatcaataaagtaacaccacAGTGAGACGGGCGTGACAGACATAATGACATGCCAATCAGTAAAGTAACACCACTGTGAGACGGGCGTGTCAGACATAACGACATgtcaatcaataaagtaacaccactgTCAGACGGGCGTGTCAGACATAACGACATgtcaatcaataaagtaacaccactgtgagacgggcgtgacagacataacgacatgtcaatcaataaagtaacaccactgtgagacgggcgtgacagacataacgacatgccaatcaataaagtaacaccactgtcagacgggcgtgacagacataacgacatgtcaatcaataaagtaacaccacagtgagacgggcgtgacagacataacgacatgtcaatcaataaagtaacaccactgTCAGACGGGCGTGTCAGAGATGATGACATgtcaatcaataaagtaacaccacagtgagacgggcgtgacagacataacgacatgtcaatcaataaagtaacaccactgtcagacgggcgtgacagacataacgacatgtcaatcaataaagtaacaccactgtgagacgggcgtgtcagacatgatgacatgtcaatcaataaagtaacaccactgtgagatgggcgtgacagacataacgacatgtcaatcaataaagtaacaccactgtgagacgggcgtgacagacatgatgacatgtcaatcaataaagtaacaccactgtgagacgggcgtgacagacataacgacatgtcaatcaataaagtaacaccactgTCAGACAGGCGTGACAGACATAACGACATgtcaatcaataaagtaacaccactgtgagacgggcgtgacagacatgatgacatgtcaatcaataaagtaacaccactgtgagacgggcgtgacagacataacgacatgtcaatcaataaagtaacaccactgtgagacgggcgtgacagacatgatgacatgtcaatcaataaagtaacaccacAGTGAGACGGGCGTGACAGACATGATTACATGTCAATCAGTAAAGTAACACCACAGTCAGACGGGCGTGTCAGACATGATGACATgtcaatcaataaagtaacaccacAGTGAGACGGGCGTGTCAGACATAACGACATgtcaatcaataaagtaacaccactgTCAGACAGGCGTGTCAGACATGATGACATgtcaatcaataaagtaacaccacAGTGAGACGGGCGTGTCAGACATAACGACATgtcaatcaataaagtaacaccactgTCAGACAGGCGTGTCAGACATGATGACATgtcaatcaataaagtaacaccactgTGAGATGGGCGTGACAGACATGATGACATgtcaatcaataaagtaacaccacagtgagacgggcgtgacagacataacgacatgtcaatcaataaagtaacaccactgtgagatgggcgtgacagacataacgacatgccaatcaataaagtaacaccactgtgagatgggcgtgacagacataacgacatgtcaatcaataaagtaacaccactgTCAGACAGGCGTGTCAGAGATGATGACATgtcaatcaataaagtaacaccactgtgagatgggcgtgacagacataacgacatgtcaatcaataaagtaacaccactgTCAGACAGGCGTGTCAGAGATGATGACATgtcaatcaataaagtaacaccactgTGAGACGGGCGTGACAGACATAACAACATGTAATTCATTAAAGTGATGGGAGGGTTTAGGTACCAAATGAAGACTTAGAAAAAAAGGTACCGAATAAGAAACAGGCTAGCAAAATACCCTTTGTACCTTAATAAGAAACAACAACAGCTTTGATTTGTACACTGCATTTCAAGGAACCCAATGACACTTTACACTACATAAGAATAAAAatgaatagataaatagataaaaacaaGTAATAGAAAACATTCAAGTTTCTAAGGTCAGGAAAGGGGGAAGGCTGAGGGTGGCGCCGGGCGGTACTCACGTCCACAGGTGACCTTTTTGTCATCGTCGTCGCAGTCGTAGTGGTACAGCTCGGTGTAGGGGTTGTCCAGCAGGGGCCAGCACTCATCGTGCTGCATGGCATCACTGTAGCACTGGTCATGCACCTGGCAACACCTGCCGAGGCAAGAGAGGACGCCTTAAATACACTTACACAGACCCATAAGACCAAGTAACAAGAGTCCCTGAGGCTGCCGGACGATGAAGAAGGTGCTGCACTGACCTGAGCTACACCATGACACTGAAGGAGCCATCAGAAAGTGTAGTATAAATACACGAAATTATTAGTATTACCATTATCATTGGTTGGAGTAGCAGAatagtgctagtagtagtagtagcagcagtagtagtaaaatACATTCATGTCATCAGCAAAGACAACACATTTCAACATGTTCGATATCTTTTATATAtcgtt
This genomic interval carries:
- the LOC130121797 gene encoding phospholipase A2, minor isoenzyme-like; translated protein: MRLLQAVLLLAAGLCAAQALNNRALNQFRKMILCVMPDSWPVLDYADYGCYCGMGGSGTPVDELDRCCQVHDQCYSDAMQHDECWPLLDNPYTELYHYDCDDDDKKVTCGRKNDDCEMFICECDRKAAECFAKSTWNPEHEHLPSNQCK